From the Desulfovibrio sp. TomC genome, one window contains:
- a CDS encoding phosphotransferase: MRQYLGHLAAADPLHSYLRDVILPQLAATDREPRWRVYRISPASDVYLYEDKWTQATVVGKFYAHLRGLNGSNAPQSAENERRNLDFARSLGLDALPDYVVRPLGVNPSLGDLLVIEHVAGEQLDSVIEAAAGSGRGERLFRKLSGLARFFARLHNATAGPEQVDFARTQGYYDRVVGYLAANAGISARRIDRLRELGHGYAGRAAMWQDVQVAVHGDATPSNFLFGRGQDVYAIDLERMHRDDRIYDVGRLCGELKHCFLQMTGDIDRAEPFVGHFLWEYAGHFPDRERTFAALTARLPFHLGLTLLRIARNAWLEDWYRKRLVHEAKVILLGGLT, encoded by the coding sequence ATGCGCCAATACCTCGGCCATCTCGCCGCCGCCGACCCGCTGCACAGCTATCTGCGTGACGTCATTTTGCCGCAATTGGCGGCCACCGACCGTGAGCCCCGGTGGCGGGTGTACCGCATCTCACCGGCCAGCGACGTCTACTTGTATGAAGACAAATGGACCCAGGCCACAGTTGTGGGAAAATTTTACGCCCATTTGAGGGGTTTAAACGGCAGCAACGCGCCCCAGTCCGCCGAGAATGAGCGTCGTAACCTGGATTTTGCCCGAAGCCTTGGCCTTGATGCCCTGCCGGACTATGTGGTCCGTCCCCTGGGCGTCAACCCGAGCCTGGGCGATCTGCTTGTCATCGAACATGTCGCTGGCGAACAACTCGACAGTGTCATCGAAGCTGCAGCCGGCAGCGGCCGTGGCGAACGGCTGTTTCGCAAGCTCTCCGGGCTGGCCCGTTTCTTCGCCCGCCTGCACAACGCCACCGCTGGTCCGGAACAGGTCGATTTTGCCAGAACCCAAGGCTACTACGACCGGGTGGTCGGGTATCTGGCCGCCAATGCCGGCATTTCCGCCCGCCGAATCGACCGGCTGCGGGAGCTCGGGCATGGCTACGCCGGTCGGGCCGCCATGTGGCAGGATGTGCAGGTGGCAGTGCACGGCGACGCCACGCCCTCCAATTTCCTGTTCGGGCGAGGTCAGGATGTATACGCCATCGACCTTGAGCGGATGCACCGTGACGACCGTATCTACGACGTGGGGCGGCTTTGCGGCGAACTCAAACACTGCTTTTTGCAGATGACCGGCGACATTGACCGGGCCGAGCCGTTTGTCGGCCATTTCTTGTGGGAATATGCCGGGCATTTCCCGGACCGCGAGCGTACTTTTGCGGCGTTGACCGCCCGGCTGCCGTTTCACCTGGGCCTGACCCTCCTGCGCATTGCCCGCAACGCCTGGTTGGAGGATTGGTACCGCAAACGCCTGGTCCATGAGGCCAAAGTCATTTTGCTCGGAGGGCTCACATGA
- a CDS encoding ParA family protein encodes MDATVPQTPCLACLNHKGGVGKTTCSVNLAAGLARLGWRILAVDADPQAHLSVSLGLTSPSGDNGGLAGVLTGRLPLDAAMARAGSCMVVPASAALAATESPLAIENPGNNRLRQALAAATGFDLVIIDCPPHLGPLARQALTAASGVIVPMTPDFLAMQSLAWLMDTLAGLSADHLAPTVVGIVLNRFSSQKRLHREVQGAVAEHFPGLAFAGVIRENIALAEAPSFGQDIFQYAPRSAGASDFARVCREAAARLNLAPLPGASGIAR; translated from the coding sequence ATGGATGCCACAGTTCCGCAAACGCCTTGCCTTGCCTGCCTCAACCACAAAGGGGGTGTTGGCAAGACAACTTGCTCCGTCAATCTGGCGGCCGGACTGGCCCGGCTTGGTTGGCGCATTCTGGCTGTGGACGCCGATCCTCAAGCCCATCTGAGCGTCTCTCTAGGCCTGACCTCCCCGAGCGGCGACAACGGCGGACTGGCCGGAGTGTTGACCGGCCGCCTCCCCCTTGACGCGGCCATGGCGAGGGCAGGCTCGTGCATGGTTGTGCCCGCCTCGGCCGCGTTGGCTGCAACCGAGTCTCCCCTGGCCATCGAGAATCCTGGCAACAACCGCTTGCGTCAGGCTCTGGCCGCCGCGACCGGCTTTGATTTGGTCATCATCGACTGTCCGCCCCACCTTGGTCCTCTGGCCCGACAGGCGCTCACTGCGGCAAGCGGCGTCATCGTCCCCATGACCCCGGACTTTCTGGCCATGCAAAGCTTGGCCTGGCTCATGGACACCCTGGCCGGTCTTTCAGCCGACCATCTGGCTCCCACCGTGGTCGGCATCGTGCTCAACCGTTTTTCCAGCCAAAAGCGCCTGCACCGCGAGGTGCAGGGCGCTGTGGCCGAGCATTTTCCCGGCCTGGCCTTTGCCGGCGTCATTCGCGAAAACATCGCCCTGGCTGAAGCGCCGAGCTTTGGGCAGGACATTTTTCAGTATGCGCCGCGCAGCGCCGGAGCTTCGGATTTCGCCAGAGTGTGCCGGGAAGCGGCGGCTCGGCTCAACCTTGCTCCCCTACCCGGGGCAAGCGGCATCGCCAGATAA
- a CDS encoding cereblon family protein, translating to MNKHLTLIPTTPPISLSWEEDASGPAEPVKPIFNNPSLATADRMVCAHCGEDITHSSLRIAVHGSHRHAVPTEYGIDQEIGCFSLAPGCLSAGHFALDFGHQEDGYWQMALCASCGNHLGWHHQTDSDIGFYGLILDHLAAAPEDSREKAA from the coding sequence ATGAACAAACACCTGACGCTTATCCCCACGACTCCGCCCATCAGCCTTTCCTGGGAGGAGGATGCGAGCGGGCCGGCAGAGCCCGTGAAGCCGATCTTCAATAATCCGTCTCTGGCCACAGCCGATCGCATGGTCTGCGCTCATTGCGGCGAGGACATCACGCACTCCAGCCTGCGAATCGCCGTCCACGGCTCCCATCGTCATGCCGTGCCCACCGAGTATGGCATCGATCAGGAAATCGGCTGTTTTTCCCTGGCTCCGGGATGCCTGTCCGCCGGGCATTTCGCCCTGGATTTCGGCCATCAGGAAGATGGCTACTGGCAGATGGCCCTGTGCGCCAGTTGCGGCAACCATCTGGGCTGGCATCATCAGACCGACAGCGACATCGGTTTTTACGGGCTGATTCTTGACCATCTGGCCGCCGCGCCCGAAGACAGTCGAGAAAAAGCTGCTTAA
- a CDS encoding amphi-Trp domain-containing protein has translation MEKDKSKIKVEGVMQITEVIANLEKLATDMKAGLVTIAAGEESLTLHPSVLVNVDMKASQKKDKEKFALEISWKKHKEMEGFTEMGE, from the coding sequence ATGGAAAAGGACAAGAGCAAGATCAAGGTCGAAGGCGTGATGCAGATCACGGAAGTCATCGCCAATCTGGAAAAATTGGCGACTGATATGAAGGCCGGACTGGTCACCATTGCGGCCGGGGAGGAATCCCTGACCCTACACCCGTCGGTGCTGGTCAATGTGGATATGAAGGCCTCGCAGAAGAAAGACAAAGAGAAGTTCGCCCTCGAAATCTCCTGGAAAAAGCACAAGGAGATGGAAGGGTTCACGGAAATGGGCGAATAA
- a CDS encoding cereblon family protein translates to MSGSHSHVFANPYGQVFRVECFAAAPGCVTVGPISLDFSWFPDTGWQVAICARCGLHLGWRYARNADGGFFFGLIPERLRRKTDNLV, encoded by the coding sequence GTGTCCGGTTCACACTCCCACGTTTTTGCCAATCCTTACGGGCAGGTGTTTCGCGTCGAGTGTTTTGCAGCCGCTCCAGGTTGTGTCACGGTTGGTCCGATCAGCCTGGATTTTTCCTGGTTTCCAGACACGGGCTGGCAGGTGGCCATCTGTGCGCGCTGCGGTCTGCATCTGGGCTGGCGCTATGCTCGCAATGCCGACGGCGGTTTTTTTTTCGGACTCATTCCCGAGCGCCTGCGTCGCAAAACGGACAATTTGGTCTGA
- a CDS encoding radical SAM protein: MPIFKILHRRGRPRQVVLQLTDRCNARCVQCGMNVLNTGPRGDMAVDTAKRIIDHCVRLGVSALSFTGGEPLLTGPLLSELLSYAGRAGIEYLRTGTNGSRFAHPEAPDFHDRVTRLAEGLASTPVRNFWISLDSADAGVHEANRGFPGMVEGIRQALPIFHAHGLYPTANLALTRLMTGEVPLEAASAEQFYEKACHGLSVFFQTAADLGFTMANCCYPMSDADQQKGAQAVYAATAADARVTFADWEKRALFQAVLDTVPRHRGALRIFTPRCAVSTLVRQYAGEEPSGRPCLGGVSFLYVDRFGNAFPCGYRGTENLGPFWELGEDRLDGKAHCRACDWECFRDPSELLGPLGDLAAGPAGWLSLARGDIRQLGLWLSDLRYFAACGQFDGRRPPDLARLARCQ; encoded by the coding sequence ATGCCTATTTTCAAAATCCTTCATCGTCGGGGCCGGCCCCGGCAGGTGGTACTGCAGCTCACCGACCGTTGCAACGCCCGTTGCGTCCAATGCGGCATGAATGTCTTAAACACCGGTCCTCGCGGGGATATGGCCGTTGATACGGCCAAACGGATTATCGATCACTGCGTCCGACTGGGGGTTTCCGCGCTGTCCTTCACGGGCGGCGAACCGCTGTTGACCGGTCCGCTGCTCTCTGAACTGTTGTCCTATGCCGGCCGGGCCGGCATTGAATATCTGCGAACCGGCACGAACGGCTCCCGTTTTGCCCACCCTGAGGCCCCGGATTTTCACGACCGGGTGACGCGGCTGGCCGAGGGGTTGGCCAGCACCCCGGTGCGCAACTTCTGGATCAGCCTTGATTCGGCCGATGCCGGCGTTCATGAGGCCAATCGCGGCTTTCCGGGCATGGTGGAAGGCATACGGCAAGCTCTGCCGATTTTCCACGCGCATGGCCTTTATCCCACAGCCAATTTGGCTCTGACCCGGCTCATGACCGGTGAAGTCCCTTTGGAGGCGGCAAGCGCCGAACAGTTTTACGAAAAAGCCTGCCATGGGCTATCGGTCTTTTTCCAGACGGCTGCCGACCTCGGCTTCACCATGGCCAATTGCTGCTATCCTATGAGCGACGCGGATCAGCAAAAGGGAGCCCAGGCGGTCTATGCGGCCACTGCGGCCGATGCCCGGGTGACCTTTGCCGACTGGGAAAAACGGGCGCTCTTTCAGGCCGTGCTGGATACCGTGCCCCGCCATCGGGGAGCGCTGCGCATATTCACGCCTCGTTGCGCCGTTTCCACTCTGGTGCGCCAATATGCCGGCGAGGAGCCAAGCGGTCGGCCCTGTCTGGGCGGGGTGAGCTTTTTGTATGTCGACCGGTTCGGAAACGCCTTTCCGTGCGGCTATCGCGGGACGGAGAACCTTGGGCCGTTTTGGGAGCTTGGCGAAGACCGGTTGGACGGCAAAGCCCACTGCCGGGCCTGCGATTGGGAGTGTTTCCGCGACCCGAGCGAACTACTTGGACCGCTGGGCGATCTGGCCGCCGGTCCGGCCGGATGGCTGTCCCTTGCCCGGGGAGACATCCGGCAACTTGGCCTGTGGCTCAGCGACCTGCGCTATTTCGCCGCCTGCGGTCAGTTTGACGGACGCCGCCCCCCCGATCTCGCCAGGCTGGCCCGCTGCCAGTAG
- a CDS encoding nickel-dependent hydrogenase large subunit: MAGILNPSTVGNSVKIAPALNLLLSDSTNTNKATAKITLDPITRIEGHLRIDTQVKEGVITDAWSSATLFRGIELILAGRDPRDAPLITQRLCGVCTYVHLQASSVAIENSMQLTVPVDAQIVRNLINGTQFLHDHIVHFYHLHALDWVDVTAAIKADPNATQTLARQISPAAPAMDFAAVKAKLQSLVDSGQLGPFAAGYWGHSAYKLSPEANLLFVAHYLQALRQQADTAKMMALFAGKNPHPHAVAPGGITSGAEIYVAANMTSFSSLLTATNDFINQFYIPDVVYLAGQYPEYAKIGGFENMLAYGEFPLDTYGTGNCLLPGGVILNKDVANVAAVNLADITEDVSRAWYTKSTPQNPTTGVTSPSYTGYDQNADYSWLKAPRYQGKPMEVGPLARVLVAYGKGQTQVKAAVDSLLSTLGLTMSDMFSVLGRTAARAIETQVIGQAMTGWLTTLQNNIKAGNTATFTGKAVPANVTGIGIGEAPRGAVGHWFSTDGSAKIKNYQMVVPSAWNFGPRDAKGLPSAVEAALVGVPIADSTQPLEILRLVHSYDPCIACGVHLIDAQGNPQGMVKIG; the protein is encoded by the coding sequence ATGGCTGGCATACTGAATCCAAGCACTGTCGGAAACTCTGTCAAGATTGCTCCCGCACTCAATCTGCTCCTGAGTGATTCGACCAATACAAACAAAGCCACGGCCAAAATCACCCTTGATCCCATTACTCGTATTGAGGGTCACCTGCGCATCGACACCCAGGTGAAGGAAGGGGTCATCACCGATGCCTGGTCCTCAGCCACCCTGTTTCGGGGTATCGAGCTGATCCTGGCCGGCCGCGACCCCCGGGACGCCCCCTTGATCACCCAGCGTTTGTGCGGCGTGTGTACCTACGTGCATTTGCAAGCCTCGAGCGTGGCTATTGAAAACTCCATGCAGCTGACCGTGCCCGTCGATGCCCAGATTGTGCGCAATCTGATCAACGGCACCCAGTTTCTCCATGATCACATCGTTCATTTCTATCATCTCCACGCCCTGGACTGGGTCGATGTGACCGCAGCCATTAAGGCCGATCCCAACGCCACCCAAACCCTGGCCCGACAGATTTCGCCGGCAGCCCCGGCCATGGATTTCGCTGCTGTCAAGGCCAAACTGCAATCCCTGGTCGACTCCGGCCAATTGGGGCCTTTTGCCGCCGGTTACTGGGGGCATAGCGCCTACAAGCTCAGCCCCGAAGCCAACCTGCTGTTTGTGGCCCACTATCTCCAGGCCTTGCGCCAGCAGGCCGACACCGCCAAGATGATGGCTCTTTTCGCCGGGAAAAACCCCCACCCCCACGCGGTTGCGCCGGGCGGCATCACCTCCGGCGCGGAAATCTATGTGGCGGCTAACATGACCAGTTTCAGTTCGCTGCTGACGGCCACCAACGACTTCATCAACCAGTTCTACATCCCCGATGTTGTCTACCTCGCTGGCCAGTATCCCGAATATGCCAAGATCGGCGGCTTCGAGAACATGCTGGCGTATGGCGAATTCCCGCTGGACACCTATGGCACAGGCAACTGTCTGCTGCCCGGCGGCGTGATCCTCAACAAGGATGTCGCCAACGTCGCGGCCGTGAATCTGGCCGACATCACCGAAGACGTATCCCGGGCTTGGTATACCAAATCCACGCCGCAAAATCCGACCACCGGCGTCACAAGCCCGTCGTATACCGGTTACGACCAAAACGCTGATTACTCATGGCTCAAGGCCCCTCGTTACCAGGGGAAACCCATGGAAGTCGGTCCTCTGGCCCGGGTACTGGTGGCGTATGGCAAGGGGCAGACCCAGGTCAAAGCGGCTGTGGATTCCCTGCTCTCCACCCTTGGCCTGACCATGAGCGACATGTTTTCGGTGCTCGGTCGAACCGCAGCCCGGGCCATCGAAACCCAGGTCATCGGTCAAGCCATGACCGGCTGGTTGACCACCCTGCAAAACAATATCAAGGCAGGGAATACCGCCACGTTTACCGGCAAGGCCGTACCGGCCAACGTCACGGGTATCGGCATCGGCGAGGCTCCGCGCGGCGCCGTGGGCCATTGGTTCTCCACGGACGGCAGCGCCAAGATCAAGAACTATCAGATGGTGGTCCCCTCGGCCTGGAACTTTGGCCCCCGGGACGCCAAGGGGTTGCCAAGCGCCGTGGAAGCGGCCCTGGTCGGCGTACCTATTGCTGATTCCACCCAGCCGCTTGAAATACTGCGTCTCGTCCACTCCTACGATCCGTGCATTGCCTGCGGCGTGCATCTTATCGACGCGCAGGGCAATCCGCAGGGCATGGTGAAGATCGGATAA
- a CDS encoding HAD family hydrolase produces the protein MIVRGIICDVNGTLIDINTDEGNEQIYRSISHLLKYYGIRTSRGDVREGYYQILKEQRRAGGEQFPEYDAVAVWREFLASRLARSGAELPKNKLAQLPHFLAELYRGISLNRLELYPDVREVLDELRQHYRLAALSDAQTAWAVPEMQMVGLAEYFFPIVVSGDLGYRKPDPRIFALTLRRMHLRPEEVVFVGNDMYRDIYGAREAGMRTVFFASGQGQQQMDGVAAHYNIYRFGELRNAIRFFEEQP, from the coding sequence ATGATCGTTCGGGGAATCATCTGCGATGTGAACGGCACGCTCATCGACATCAACACCGACGAGGGCAACGAGCAGATCTACCGCTCCATCAGCCACCTGCTCAAATACTACGGCATTCGCACCAGCCGGGGTGATGTGCGCGAGGGCTATTATCAGATCCTCAAGGAGCAGCGGCGGGCGGGCGGGGAGCAGTTTCCGGAATACGACGCCGTGGCCGTGTGGCGGGAGTTTCTCGCCAGCCGCCTGGCCCGCAGCGGGGCAGAGCTTCCCAAAAACAAGCTGGCCCAACTGCCGCATTTTCTGGCCGAGCTCTACCGGGGCATCTCGCTCAATCGCCTGGAGCTCTATCCGGACGTGCGCGAGGTTCTGGACGAATTGCGTCAGCACTATCGCTTGGCCGCCCTGTCCGATGCCCAGACGGCCTGGGCCGTGCCGGAGATGCAGATGGTCGGCTTGGCCGAGTATTTTTTCCCGATTGTTGTTTCCGGCGACCTCGGCTACCGCAAACCCGATCCGCGCATCTTTGCCCTGACCCTGCGGCGGATGCATCTGCGCCCCGAAGAAGTGGTCTTTGTCGGCAACGATATGTACCGGGATATTTATGGAGCCCGGGAGGCCGGAATGCGGACGGTCTTTTTTGCCAGCGGCCAGGGGCAGCAGCAAATGGACGGCGTTGCCGCCCATTACAATATCTACCGCTTCGGCGAACTGCGAAACGCCATCCGATTTTTTGAGGAACAACCCTGA